One Cellulomonas soli DNA window includes the following coding sequences:
- a CDS encoding pilus assembly protein: MTGRLRRVVGAIRLRGEGFAQAEDEGSAVLEFLAVSVVLLVPLVYLVLVLGRVQAATFAVEGAARTAARAYVVADEPDEGAARAVASVGLALEDQGFDDAPEDALTLTCTSVPCLEPGSEAVARVQVLVPLPFVPSFVRSVVPLEVPVSAERTAPVDAYRAAP, translated from the coding sequence GTGACCGGGCGGTTGCGTCGCGTGGTCGGCGCGATCCGTCTGCGGGGCGAGGGGTTCGCCCAGGCTGAGGACGAAGGCTCGGCCGTGCTGGAGTTCCTCGCGGTGTCGGTGGTGCTGCTCGTGCCGCTGGTGTACCTGGTCCTGGTTCTCGGGCGTGTGCAGGCGGCGACGTTCGCCGTGGAGGGCGCAGCCCGGACGGCGGCACGGGCGTACGTGGTCGCGGACGAGCCGGACGAGGGCGCTGCACGCGCGGTCGCCTCGGTCGGGCTCGCGTTGGAGGATCAGGGCTTCGACGACGCCCCCGAGGACGCGCTGACCCTCACGTGCACGTCGGTGCCGTGCCTGGAGCCCGGCAGCGAGGCGGTGGCCCGGGTGCAGGTGTTGGTGCCGTTGCCGTTCGTGCCGTCCTTCGTGCGCTCGGTGGTGCCGCTCGAGGTGCCCGTGAGCGCGGAGCGGACGGCCCCGGTCGACGCGTACCGGGCGGCGCCGTGA
- the ftsX gene encoding permease-like cell division protein FtsX — MRLQFILSEIGIGLRRNLSMTVSVILVTFVSLTFVGSAALLQTQIGKMKDDWYDKVEVSVFLCPRDSAEPTCASGEVTEAQKADIQAALDAPEIKPFIQDIFFESKEEAFTSFQKQFGDQFWAAATTADDMNSSFRIKLTDPQKYQVVADVVAGRQGVEDVQDQRRLFDQLFLVLNRATLLAGGLAAVMLLAAVLLITTTIRLSALSRRRETGIMRLVGASTLFIQLPFMLEGAIAATVGAAMAIGGLWLGVEYIVKEWLGSSLTWVPYVDASDVWAIAPILLAVAIGLAAVSSLVTLSRYTKV, encoded by the coding sequence GTGCGACTCCAGTTCATCCTGTCCGAGATCGGGATCGGCCTGCGCCGGAACCTGTCGATGACCGTCTCGGTCATCCTCGTGACCTTCGTGTCCCTGACATTCGTCGGTTCGGCCGCGCTGCTGCAGACGCAGATCGGCAAGATGAAGGACGACTGGTACGACAAGGTCGAGGTGTCGGTCTTCCTCTGCCCGCGCGACTCGGCCGAGCCGACGTGTGCGAGCGGTGAGGTCACCGAGGCGCAGAAGGCGGACATCCAGGCGGCGCTCGACGCGCCGGAGATCAAGCCCTTCATCCAGGACATCTTCTTCGAGTCCAAGGAGGAGGCGTTCACCTCGTTCCAGAAGCAGTTCGGCGACCAGTTCTGGGCGGCGGCCACGACGGCCGACGACATGAACTCCTCGTTCCGCATCAAGCTGACCGACCCGCAGAAGTACCAGGTGGTTGCGGACGTGGTGGCGGGGCGGCAGGGCGTGGAGGACGTGCAGGACCAGCGCCGGTTGTTCGACCAGCTGTTCCTCGTGCTGAACCGGGCGACGCTGCTGGCCGGTGGCCTGGCGGCGGTGATGCTGCTCGCGGCGGTGCTGCTGATCACGACGACGATCCGGCTGTCGGCGCTGAGCCGTCGCCGGGAGACGGGCATCATGCGGCTGGTCGGCGCCTCGACGCTGTTCATCCAGCTGCCGTTCATGCTCGAGGGGGCGATCGCGGCGACGGTCGGTGCCGCGATGGCGATCGGCGGTCTGTGGCTGGGCGTGGAGTACATCGTCAAGGAGTGGCTGGGCAGCTCGCTGACCTGGGTGCCGTACGTGGACGCCTCGGACGTGTGGGCGATCGCGCCGATCCTGCTCGCGGTGGCGATCGGCCTGGCGGCCGTGTCGTCGCTGGTGACCCTGAGCCGCTACACGAAGGTCTGA
- the smpB gene encoding SsrA-binding protein SmpB, which yields MAKEAGRKLVASNRKARHDYTIEDVFEAGLVLSGTEVKALRAGRASLIDSWCEVEGGEAWLMGAHISEYAQGTWTNHAPRRKRKLLLHREEIERLESKTREKGQTIVPLQLYFLDGRVKVEIALARGKKDWDKRQALRERQDNLESERAIRERRDR from the coding sequence GTGGCCAAGGAGGCGGGGCGCAAGCTCGTGGCGTCGAACCGCAAGGCCCGTCACGACTACACGATCGAGGACGTGTTCGAGGCCGGCCTGGTGCTCAGCGGCACCGAGGTGAAGGCGTTGCGCGCCGGCCGGGCGTCGCTGATCGACTCCTGGTGCGAGGTCGAGGGCGGCGAGGCGTGGCTGATGGGCGCGCACATCTCCGAGTACGCGCAGGGCACCTGGACGAACCACGCGCCGCGGCGCAAGCGCAAGCTGCTGCTGCACCGCGAGGAGATCGAGCGGCTGGAGTCGAAGACGCGCGAGAAGGGCCAGACGATCGTCCCTTTGCAGCTGTACTTCCTCGACGGGCGCGTGAAGGTCGAGATCGCGCTCGCCCGCGGCAAGAAGGACTGGGACAAGCGGCAGGCGTTGCGCGAACGGCAGGACAACCTGGAGTCCGAGCGGGCGATCCGCGAGCGGCGCGACCGGTGA
- a CDS encoding TadE family protein: protein MTDDAGSAIVDFALVGGLLTLLFVAVLQLTLAQHVRNTLVDCAAEGARYAAVQGRTADDGVERTRLLVSQSLSAGYADDVTAVRTTRDGLDVIEVRVSAPLPVVGLIGPAGRLSVVGHALVEGP, encoded by the coding sequence TCGACTTCGCGCTCGTCGGCGGCCTGCTGACGCTGCTGTTCGTCGCGGTGCTGCAGCTGACGCTCGCCCAGCACGTGCGCAACACGCTCGTCGACTGCGCGGCGGAGGGTGCCCGGTACGCGGCGGTGCAGGGCCGGACCGCGGACGACGGGGTGGAGCGCACGCGCCTGCTGGTCTCGCAGTCGCTGTCGGCGGGGTATGCGGACGACGTCACGGCCGTGCGGACCACGCGCGACGGGCTCGACGTGATCGAGGTGCGGGTCTCGGCGCCGCTGCCGGTCGTGGGGCTGATCGGGCCCGCGGGCAGGCTGTCGGTGGTCGGCCACGCCCTCGTGGAGGGTCCGTGA
- the ftsE gene encoding cell division ATP-binding protein FtsE, whose amino-acid sequence MIRLENVTKVYARGARPALDRVSLDIERGEFVFLVGASGSGKSTFLRLVLREERATAGKVFVAGKELGSLSGWKVPQLRRQIGAVFQDFRLLPNKSVFENVAFALQVIGKPRHHILTTVPDVLEMVGLAGKEKRRPHELSGGEQQRVAIARAFVNRPPILLCDEPTGNLDPTTSLGIMRLLDRINRTGTTVVMATHDDEIVDQMRKRVIELSTGELVRDQSRGVYGSDR is encoded by the coding sequence GTGATCCGACTCGAGAACGTCACCAAGGTCTACGCGCGCGGCGCCCGGCCTGCCCTGGACCGTGTGTCCCTGGACATCGAGCGCGGCGAGTTCGTGTTCCTCGTCGGTGCGTCCGGCTCCGGCAAGTCGACCTTCCTGCGGCTCGTGCTGCGCGAGGAGCGGGCGACGGCCGGCAAGGTGTTCGTGGCGGGCAAGGAGCTCGGGTCGCTGTCGGGCTGGAAGGTGCCGCAGCTGCGCCGGCAGATCGGTGCGGTGTTCCAGGACTTCCGGCTGCTGCCGAACAAGTCGGTGTTCGAGAACGTGGCGTTCGCGCTGCAGGTGATCGGCAAGCCGCGCCACCACATCCTGACGACCGTGCCGGACGTGCTGGAGATGGTGGGCCTGGCGGGCAAGGAGAAGCGTCGCCCGCACGAGCTGTCCGGTGGTGAGCAGCAGCGCGTGGCGATCGCGCGGGCGTTCGTGAACCGGCCGCCGATCCTGCTGTGCGACGAGCCGACCGGCAACCTCGACCCGACGACCTCCCTGGGGATCATGCGCCTGCTCGACCGGATCAACCGCACGGGCACGACCGTGGTGATGGCCACGCACGACGACGAGATCGTCGACCAGATGCGCAAGCGCGTGATCGAGCTGTCGACCGGTGAGCTCGTCCGCGACCAGTCGCGCGGCGTGTACGGCTCGGACCGCTGA
- a CDS encoding M23 family metallopeptidase produces MTPKRKRLLSALLVLLVVGSAAVASPAGADDLDDKREAAQARADAADAAREAAEAQLEELDGAAQQAAADLIAVEAQLPAAQARVDAAAEALAKAQREQALIADRLQAAQDEEQAVVTTIAQDDDRATQIRAAIGQMAREAYKSGTDASGLDVVLGAESSEDFVQRYGLLSTALRTQSQVLDELSAIESANRSSQARLTAVKERIAELKAEADAKVAEADAARQEATAAKAAIDDLVAQQTAKKAALESQRADIEAQLAKIDAERSAVESELNAIIAEQRARDSANQAPTGSVSGALFGNPTSISPIYVTSEYGMRLHPTLGYVRLHAGIDLRTYCGTPIYAGRDGTVVWAKSRYGFGNQVMVDHGFYRGNSLMSSYNHMTSFVVSAGQSVSQGQLLGYSGNTGTSAACHLHFEVYVNGATVNPRPLLGL; encoded by the coding sequence ATGACGCCCAAGCGCAAGCGGCTGCTGTCCGCCCTCCTGGTCCTGCTGGTGGTCGGTTCGGCGGCGGTCGCGTCCCCGGCCGGGGCGGACGACCTGGACGACAAGCGGGAGGCGGCGCAGGCGCGGGCGGACGCGGCCGATGCCGCACGTGAGGCGGCCGAGGCCCAGCTCGAGGAGCTCGACGGGGCGGCGCAGCAGGCCGCTGCGGACCTGATCGCGGTCGAGGCGCAGCTGCCGGCCGCGCAGGCGCGTGTGGATGCGGCCGCGGAGGCGCTGGCGAAGGCCCAGCGTGAGCAGGCCCTGATCGCCGACCGGCTGCAGGCGGCGCAGGACGAGGAGCAGGCGGTCGTGACGACGATCGCGCAGGACGACGACCGGGCCACGCAGATCCGGGCGGCGATCGGGCAGATGGCCCGGGAGGCCTACAAGTCGGGGACGGACGCCTCGGGTCTGGACGTGGTGCTCGGGGCGGAGAGCAGCGAGGACTTCGTGCAGCGCTACGGGCTGCTGTCGACCGCGTTGCGCACGCAGTCGCAGGTGCTCGACGAGCTGAGCGCGATCGAGTCGGCGAACCGCAGCTCGCAGGCCCGCCTGACCGCGGTCAAGGAGCGGATCGCGGAGCTGAAGGCGGAGGCGGACGCCAAGGTCGCCGAGGCGGATGCCGCCCGGCAGGAGGCCACCGCGGCGAAGGCGGCGATCGACGACCTGGTCGCGCAGCAGACCGCGAAGAAGGCGGCGCTGGAGAGCCAGCGGGCGGACATCGAGGCGCAGCTGGCGAAGATCGACGCGGAGCGCTCGGCGGTGGAGAGCGAGCTGAACGCGATCATCGCGGAGCAGCGGGCGCGCGACTCGGCCAACCAGGCGCCGACGGGTTCGGTCAGCGGTGCGCTGTTCGGCAACCCGACGAGCATCAGCCCGATCTACGTGACGTCCGAGTACGGCATGCGCCTGCACCCGACCCTGGGGTACGTGCGTCTGCACGCGGGGATCGACCTGCGCACGTACTGCGGGACGCCGATCTACGCGGGCCGCGACGGCACCGTGGTGTGGGCCAAGTCGCGGTACGGGTTCGGCAACCAGGTGATGGTCGACCACGGGTTCTACCGGGGCAACTCCCTGATGAGCAGCTACAACCACATGACGTCGTTCGTGGTGAGCGCGGGGCAGTCGGTCTCGCAGGGGCAGCTGCTGGGCTACTCGGGCAACACGGGGACGTCGGCTGCCTGCCACCTGCACTTCGAGGTGTACGTGAACGGCGCGACGGTGAACCCGCGCCCGCTGCTCGGCCTGTAG
- the prfB gene encoding peptide chain release factor 2 produces MATTDFPAELRDLRTTLDSIQAVSDPTALRAKIAELSEQASAPDLWDDPESAQKVTSALSAAQSELDRVQKLRGRIDDLETLVEMATEDGGDADTLAEAENELLGIRKDLGELEVRTLLAGEYDQREAVVTIRSGAGGVDAADFAEMLMRMYLRWAERHGYPTSVLDTSYAEEAGLKSATFEVKVPYAFGHLSVEAGTHRLVRISPFDNQGRRQTSFAAVEVIPLIEQTDSIEIPESEIKVDVFRSSGPGGQSVNTTDSAVRMTHIPTGIVVSMQNEKSQIQNRAAALRVLQSRLLLVRQAEENAAKKAMAGDIKASWGDQMRSYVLHPYQMVKDLRTEYEVGNTSAVFDGDIDGFLEAGIRWRRGQQVADA; encoded by the coding sequence GTGGCCACCACCGACTTCCCCGCCGAGCTCCGTGATCTGCGCACCACCCTGGACTCCATCCAGGCGGTGAGCGACCCGACCGCCCTGCGCGCCAAGATCGCCGAGCTCTCCGAGCAGGCGTCGGCGCCGGACCTGTGGGACGACCCCGAGTCGGCGCAGAAGGTCACCAGCGCCCTGTCGGCCGCGCAGTCGGAGCTGGACCGCGTGCAGAAGCTGCGGGGGCGCATCGACGACCTCGAGACGCTCGTCGAGATGGCCACCGAGGACGGCGGCGACGCCGACACCCTTGCCGAGGCCGAGAACGAGCTGCTCGGGATCCGCAAGGACCTCGGTGAGCTCGAGGTCCGCACGCTGCTCGCGGGCGAGTACGACCAGCGCGAGGCCGTCGTGACGATCCGCTCGGGTGCGGGTGGCGTCGACGCCGCCGACTTCGCCGAGATGCTCATGCGCATGTACCTGCGCTGGGCCGAGCGGCACGGCTACCCGACGTCGGTGCTGGACACCTCCTACGCGGAGGAGGCGGGCCTGAAGTCGGCGACGTTCGAGGTGAAGGTGCCGTACGCGTTCGGGCACCTGTCCGTCGAGGCCGGCACGCACCGCCTGGTGCGCATCTCGCCGTTCGACAACCAGGGTCGCCGCCAGACGTCGTTCGCGGCGGTCGAGGTCATCCCGCTCATCGAGCAGACCGACTCGATCGAGATCCCCGAGTCGGAGATCAAGGTCGACGTGTTCCGCTCGTCGGGCCCGGGTGGCCAGTCGGTCAACACGACCGACTCCGCGGTGCGCATGACGCATATCCCGACGGGCATCGTCGTGTCGATGCAGAACGAGAAGTCGCAGATCCAGAACCGCGCGGCCGCCCTGCGCGTGCTGCAGTCGCGCCTGCTGCTCGTGCGTCAGGCCGAGGAGAACGCGGCGAAGAAGGCCATGGCGGGCGACATCAAGGCCAGCTGGGGCGACCAGATGCGCTCGTACGTGCTGCACCCGTACCAGATGGTCAAGGACCTGCGCACGGAGTACGAGGTCGGCAACACCTCGGCGGTGTTCGACGGTGACATCGACGGGTTCCTCGAGGCCGGCATCCGCTGGCGTCGCGGGCAGCAGGTCGCGGACGCCTGA
- a CDS encoding pilus assembly protein TadG-related protein, whose amino-acid sequence MSAPTPRRLGGALARRLRGDDGQVTLLTIGFVAVALMLVVVVVSATGVHLERKRLVALADLAALDAADALSSEQYFGAGVGQGLVGDGLPLRDAQVQDEVARYVAADAAETSRWAQFAVVEAGTPDGRTATVRLAAVVRPPLLGWVLAPWSGGVTIEAESSARAS is encoded by the coding sequence GTGAGCGCGCCCACGCCTCGGAGGCTCGGGGGCGCGCTCGCTCGTCGGCTGCGGGGCGACGACGGGCAGGTGACGCTGCTGACGATCGGGTTCGTCGCGGTCGCCCTCATGCTCGTGGTCGTCGTGGTGTCGGCCACCGGGGTGCATCTGGAGCGCAAGAGACTGGTCGCGCTGGCCGACCTGGCGGCGCTCGACGCGGCGGACGCGTTGTCGAGCGAGCAGTACTTCGGCGCCGGTGTCGGGCAGGGGTTGGTCGGCGACGGCCTTCCGCTGCGTGACGCGCAGGTGCAGGACGAGGTCGCCCGGTACGTGGCCGCCGACGCTGCCGAGACCTCCCGCTGGGCGCAGTTCGCCGTGGTCGAGGCGGGCACGCCGGACGGGCGCACCGCGACGGTCCGTCTCGCGGCGGTCGTACGTCCTCCGCTGCTCGGCTGGGTGCTCGCGCCGTGGTCGGGCGGCGTGACGATCGAGGCCGAGTCGTCCGCACGGGCCTCCTGA